One part of the Vicia villosa cultivar HV-30 ecotype Madison, WI linkage group LG6, Vvil1.0, whole genome shotgun sequence genome encodes these proteins:
- the LOC131613791 gene encoding histone-lysine N-methyltransferase, H3 lysine-9 specific SUVH4-like has protein sequence MRGILSLRQTFRLFNLHNLAKEETNNKKANAWLVRDSKKEFIQLIFIVLQIVENGIDNELVMGLTTSKYLINKLQTLAKVGIDKVHFMKGQVARAISSSPSLVCNDISDGQEAISIIATNEYDDPPTAPIGFTYIMSNKVSKHVKIPSRTHGCHCQGSCRNIKICSCTNFFNGSNFPYTNDNRLIEPRDIVVECGPQCGCGPNCGNKISQKGLNYRLEVYRTVKKGWAVRTWDFIPSSAPVIEYIGVLSRDDKLDNSIINDYIFDIDRLHTINGLDGRNKRMGDVILPKSKSYQNKVSEIEKDPEFCIDAGSFGNVSRFINHSCEPNLFVQCVLNNHLDVRLARLMLFAAHDIPPYQELTYDYGYRLDSVVDSNGKIKQLQCHCGAKKCRKRLY, from the exons ATGAGGGGCATTTTGTCTCTGAGACAAACATTTAGACTTTTCAATCTTCATAATCTTGCTAAG GAAGAGACTAATAACAAAAAGGCCAATGCCTGGCTTGTAAGGGATAGCAAG AAAgaatttattcaattaatttttattgtatTGCAGATTGTTGAAAATGGCATTGATAATGAACTTGTTATGGGACTCACAACATCAAAATATCTGATCAATAAGCTTCAGACACTTGCTAAAGTGGGAATAGATAAG GTCCATTTTATGAAAGGTCAAGTCGCTAGAGCTATTTCTTCTTCGCCAAG tttggTATGCAACGACATTAGTGATGGACAAGAAGCTATTAGCATAATTGCAACCAATGAATATGATGATCCTCCCACTGCTCCTATTG gTTTTACCTATATTATGTCAAATAAAGTTTCAAAACATGTCAAGATTCCATCAAGGACTCATGGATGTCATTGCCAAGGAAGTTGTAGAAATATTAAAATATGTTCATGCACTAATTTTTTTAATGGCTCTAACTTTCCTTACACAAACGATAATAG ATTAATAGAGCCTCGAGACATCGTAGTGGAATGTGGGCCGCAGTGTGGATGCGGGCCTAACTGTGGAAATAAAATTTCCCAAAAGGGTTTGAATTATAGACTTGAG GTTTATCGTACAGTCAAAAAAGGATGGGCTGTTAGAACATGGGACTTTATACCTTCTAGTGCACCAGTAATAGAATATATTGGTGTACTAAGTAGAGACGATAAATTAGATAATTCAATTATCAATGACTACATATTTGATATAGATCGCTTGCACACAATCAATGGATTGGATGGAAGAAAT AAAAGGATGGGCGATGTAATACTGCCTAAAAGCAAATCATATCAAAATAAAGTCAGCGAAATAGAAAAAGATCCCGAATTTTGTATTGATGCAGGTTCTTTCGGAAATGTTTCAAGGTTTATCAACCACAGTTGTGAGCCAAACCTTTTTGTACAATGTGTTCTCAACAATCACCTTGATGTTAGACTAGCTCGTCTGATGTTGTTTGCAGCACATGACATACCTCCCTACCag gAACTGACTTATGATTATGGATATAGACTTGATAGTGTGGTTGATTCAAATGGAAAAATCAAACAGCTTCAATGTCATTGTGGTGCAAAGAAATGTCGTAAGCGTTTGTACTAG